A region of the Phaseolus vulgaris cultivar G19833 chromosome 11, P. vulgaris v2.0, whole genome shotgun sequence genome:
TAACGGTGATTTGTTAACCCTTCGCAGTTACTAGGCACGGTGGTGTTACTAGGCATGGTGGTGACCGGAAGCAAGTGGTGATAAATTCGCGGCGGAGGTTCAGGGAATGATCGGGATCCGCCGGCTGTGGCGGTGGTGGTGCCGCCGCGTATGAACCGCCGGAAACTGTCAGTGGATCTGAATAGTTTTCCAGAATGGTTGCTGCTTGAGCGGTTGTCTTGAAGCGTCATGCTGATCTTTGAGGTTCAGCAGTTATAATTTTGAAGACGACGCAATCTGCATTCAAAACCCCAAAATCCGAACAAAATTGAAGAATGGTTAAATTAGTTTGAACAGAAAATTGAATCGTACAGATACTTAAAATCACCTCGCTTCGATGAGAGAGATTTTCACAAAGAAACTCAAGATCCATTCtcctaaaaaataaagaaatagatTATTCTCTTGAtgtcttttttttaatctttttatcgtttattaaaattgtttattctattttatctATCCTAAATTAGTTGCATGATgatcaattataattttaataagttGTTTCTGAGttgaattttaatatatttttttatgtgattttaGTAAGATATATAACTATTACGTTCCTCTTAtaatattcaaaaaaataataattactttcCCTAATTCTAGTGTTTAATTTTGTGATTTTCTTTGTTCCATGTGTATAATGTACTTTTATTATATCATGCATTATTGGAGATTTAACCATTGTAAATGTTTTGTTGGATCTTGGAGCCTCAATAAATGTAATGCTATCAACAGTGAGGCACTGGGAAATTTAAAATCCACCAATGTGATAGTACAACTAGCACTGCTCGACCTCTCTGGTTGTGTTTGAAGATGTCTTGGTAAAAGTTAAGTTAACCTGTTAACTCGAGTATAATATCTGTTAACTCaagtataatatttattaaatataaaaaaaatgtgtcaaAGTTTGTTTAAAAGTTTATTGGTACGGTAAATTTATgcaagaaatttaaataaaaataaagtaaataatttatataattcaattgAGAAAAATAAGATTGGGATTAatctttttcactcttttatttttcaatgaataaaaacatatatcatttcatacatataaaaattattcatatcgaTTCTTCGTACACAAAATTGTTAAGAGaatttcttaaatattaatttctcGCATATTTGTAAAAGCTCTTTATCATTACAAATAGatgttataaaacaattaacattttgaatttattcctgacattcaaatatgttaagcatcaTCATTTAGGTTGGATGCTTataagtactttccagtcaaatctaattatcaaaattaataaaaagattcaaactttaagaataaaatgataatatcaatcatcaactaagaacaaaatattataaaataaatatcactTCAATACACAAAAGTTTGAACATGTTACTCTCAATCTCGAGGGAAAGACTTGGTCAGTTAttttggccattacaagcatgaaaagcaagaaaaaaatattcatgaTGTTTTTCCTTGACGACCGCCTcttttagagttttttttttatctctgaTTATCTCCTTTTGGTGCCTAGGGTTTTTGCCTCAcaccttctatttaacctaatttgatgTAGGTTAAGTTACATCTCgctcaaacaaaatattatttgtttaagCGAATCTcacaagaaaaaattaaaattcactaGACTGAATTAAGTGAGCCTTGATGATGACTTATTTTTTATGACAAGTGTACAAAgtgagaagtaataatttgtgcATAAAGACGGATAtcaaactcaaaaaaaaaaaaattatgttccTTATCATTTCTAGTTAAAGGAGTGTAGTTTTCACGGTTTATTGATATTCTAtttaaataactatatttttttttataatattattaaatatttgtattacaTAAATCTATTCatatttaatgtttattatattatattaaataatccattataacatatataataatattaacagtaatgataataataattaagttaatatatttaacCTGTATTATTTAGTTGTGGAATTttggaaaaatatataattacaattttatagCATAGAAAACACActtaaatcaaaacaaaattaaaatactaactttttaaattaattatatattcattaattagaataaaataattattaatatcaaataattatatattttctaatatcataaaaaaaacacaacatatattacatataaaatataaagagaatCACTAACTAGCACGGCAACACCAACATCACCACACCACGACTATCAAGAAAATGACCAAACAAAACAATCATGCATAATCAATTATCATAAGaatggataatcgattattatgttttaaaaattatgcacataatcaattatgtggTAGATTTCTTAAGTATAATTGATTATGCACATGAGTAACCGATTATCCCCTTTTCCATAAACATGAAAACATCAGCTTCAAGCTCAATATCACCTTGCACCACCACTGACCTTACACATCTTAACGAACAAGCAATCTTCACACTCCAAAGTTGACCATGCACAGTTATAATGAACATTGAAAAACAATAAGACAATTCATTCTTTCTCCTTTCCCTTCATGTGAGCGAGGACACAAGAACAAGTCATCCTCTCTAATCCACACTCGCTTTTCTTTGCTCATCAACAGATGTAAACAAATTCGTCCAGTGAACAACCCGAATGCAAACAGAGCATGAAGGTTGTCAGAGAGACAATAATACATTTAAGTACAAAAGAACATAAAAGATACAAAGCAAACCAAATTGAAAAGAACACATAAGTAGAAAGCCCAAGAATAAAGATATTTATCATAAAGCACTAAAGAGACAAAGAACGAGAATTAtagaataaattattaattatttgtaagAATAACTTAACAATTTAACATTATTTACTCATTTTTTCTTTGCCACCATATTTTGGAAGACTTCGTTTTCCTATCCAACGAAACATTTTCAGACTCATTCTTCCTCCAACCACACAATTATTTCAATGACTAATTCTGGTGAGCCTTACAGCTAACACCCAATAATTTGGATAGAAAATTATTCAACACAAAAAATGACTAATTCTTGTGAGCCTTAcacattcaaaaaaataataattgcaaATCAATTGTGGCAAAGGactttgaaaacaaatttacccaaaaatatacataaaaatatgGTACAAATATTCTGTCTGATCAAGAGAATGGGAAGACTGAGAGGATAGATACATGAAGAATTGAGAAATAGACAGTGGTTTGAATCACAAAacgtatgaaaaaaaaaaaaaaaaaataagaaaaaaacttTCCACATGGGCATGTAAACACAAACATATTATTAACCATAAGGAaatagtaataaatattttttaataattttttatgaatatactGATAAATTCTTTTActcttttaattataataaaataattttaatgttgataaataataataaataaaataaattttctctACATACGATGCAGCATTGGAAAACGAGTAGAAAGCAGTGGGACTGAATGACAATAGGATAAATTAAATGATGGATGATTAAATAAACATGATGCTACATTATTCACCTGTTTGACGATCAAATCAATACTTATATGGCTAGAGTGAtacaaaatatttctttaaaaagaaaaagaaaaagagaaaacatggATCTAAAACTGAAGCTTGGAGCGTCAACACGGTACCAGAAGGGTCAGAGGAAAAAACCATCTGGAAGTTTAGGTCAAACAAACAGACAAAACACTGTTCTCCATATTACAAATATCGATTGAAAAACAATCTGACTAAATTTTCTGATCATTTCCTGAAAACTATCTTCAGTAACAGCTTTTTAATAACAGTCGATGTGAAAGCTGCAGACACAGCAAGAAATTGTAGAAGCATATAGAATCAAAACCCTGCACCTGAAATCTAGTGATGGCAGTAGTCTGTGTACATGGATGAGAGGATCAGCAATCACTGCTGCAAGACGCTAATCACACGAAAATTTTCCAAAATCAGCAAAATGAAATCTGTAACTTGTTTAACTTAGTCTCACGCTCTGCCTTGTCTTGATCATCCGCTTCAGTGAACCTAACCAGGACTGGCATTCATCCCACTCGGTAGTAGTAAGAAGAACCTGCAACACAAGTAAAAGAGCTACAGAATGTAAAAGGAGCCAAATACAATAATTTACACTTGCGAAATGCAATTGATACCTGAATTTGTAGGGCAGAACCGAAATCACCATTGTCTAATGACTGACAAAGCTGAAGGAGCTTATCAGAAGCATTTTTGGATATATCTCCACTATTCAACTTGGCAAACAACCCACCAAGTCTCTTTGAGTTGTCTTCTATCTCCCGCTTCTTTGCTGGGTTTGCACGGGAACCTCCCAGGGCATCTGATGTCTCGTTGAAGAGTCTTGTCAATGTTGTGACAATAGGCATTTGATGCCCTGACATAGTCAAACCAAGCAAATAATGCAACAAAGATGATGAGTGAAAAAGTAGAATTTGAGATGTTTGGTGACACAATTGTAAAATAAACACAGGAAAGTTCAGGtttaatttagtcaatgtaAAATTCCCGGATACCACAGAAAAATATTACCAGGTACTTTTGAAGTATCAGCAGTCTGTAGAGTAGGAGGTGGAGCTGGTGGTGCAGCAGCTGGTTGCACAGGTTGCACTTGAGGGGGACTGGGTGGTTGTATTGATCCCGCTCCAGGTCTTTGGACACCACCAGAACTGGAGACTGGCATGAATCCCATTTGATTTGGGGTAGGGGCCGCAACTTGTGACAGGTTGTGGCCATGACCTAAGCCCACTTGTGATGTAGCAGAGGGTGTAGGCTGGTAAGGTGGATTGGTGGCTGTCTGAAATAGAGAAAGTATCTGTTTAATCCACAAGTAGCTTCAAGCACTTGATAATatcaaaattgaaattaaaaaggtTGACTGACATTATACAACTGAGAACCCAATGTGGGCTGCTGATATTTTTCCACATTTCTAAGCACGGGAGGAGTTTGAGGATCAAAAGTTCTCAAAGGAGGTGGTGCAACAGCAGTATTTGAGAAATTCAGCTACAAGAAATATTTAGATTTAAGAAAGCAACAACGGAAAAAGTATAATTAACTAACTATTTGAAATTTGGCAGGAATATAACATTAAATCTTATATTAGAATTTGCTACTAAAACACACTAAACCAAGATTCAAGATTACACAAGAGTGACGGAGCATGAATTTCCCTCATTGCACCATCTAATgataataaaactaaataagAACGTTCCAAATCAAATATTATCGACTATGTGTCATAGCAGAGGTTTACATTTCAAACATTCTTCTGGTATCTCAAAGAACTAGTTGCCACTGCTTGAATTTGAAATTACATTCTAAAACAACTTTTCTGCCATGTCTCCAAAATCAACTATTTGAAGTCAAAACTCACACTAAGTGCATGTTTGGCTCAACTAATTTAAAAGTGAAATGCAGTCTTTAAAAGAGACttgaagaaaatatttactCCCCCCAAAAAAACTATAGATTATGCATATATTTGGATTAAAAATCAAGTAGCTTTATTCTATAAACATTATCCACAAACACTACAACAGCTCTTTCTTAAGATGTAACATGATATGATAGCATACCTGGGGAGTTTGTGCAACTTGAGCAGTCTGCGGTGGAACAAACAAATTAGGCTGTTGAGGTTGCTGGGGTGGAGTAGGAGCACCATAACCTCTTCCATATCTAGGATCAAATGGCTGTTGATAGCTTTCAGGATATTGAATTCCAGAAACACCATGCTGCACTTGAGTGGATACTGACTCCTAAATGACCATTTGGCATAATTtcaaatcatagaaaaacagtACTTTAAGCACCAAAAGCCAAAGAACAAAGTTAAATAATCACCTgataataatttctattatagtTGGAATTATCAGCACCGTAATAGGACCCACCATGTGCTTGAGTATTTTCAAAAGCAGCGGTTTTGAACTCTTTCTCTGCAACCAAATAACCATttgaaaaggaaacaaaaaaaGGTGAAGAAAAGACAAGTACAGAGAAAGCttcaaaattagaaaaaaatagaaacacaaGAAGCTGAATTTTGTTCATAGGTCTCTTCAATCAAGAACCCTTGATTGATAACAAAACAATTATGGTGTTCCACCTTTGATGAACATTAACTTAACTGAAATGCAGCTCTACTACATGACGAAAGTGATTTGACAGAGGCTTTTTTTTAAGTAGAATAATGATAGAAATGacatttataaaaaagaaacttTTGGTAAAACCATTgaatttataaacaattaaacaCTCCATTGTTCACTAAGAAAGTTCAGAGAGTGGCAGATAAGTAACCACATGACGGATCAAGTCTTCCTAAAAcaggaaatatttttttatcacgaACTCTTCTTTCAGTTGCTAGCAATATCACCCCACTTGTTCCCCCAAAAGCACACGGTAAATTTGGTTGGAAGTATAAAATCACATCATACTATATTAGCAAAACATAGAACTATTCTATGATAAGTTTATTCATAACAAAACTATAACGATATCACTGTTCtagtaaaaaagaaagaattCATCAAGCCAAATTTGCATGCAAAATGTCACTTGCTAACAATCAGCATCTCTTTGTGTCCAAGAATTTTTTTACCAGGTTCTGTAGAAAGTGCAATTCGATCTTTTAAAATCGTAAGTTCAGGCGACAGTTCTTCAGAACCCAAAAGTTTTAAATACTCCATCGCTGTAGTCAATAGCCCTTGACTAGCTAAAATTTCAGCATATTTCTCAACAAGCTTGCACAGAGAAGCACTAAACCGCTTCTGCCCAGTTGCCAAGGCAAGAACAATAGTCTTTTCCATTAAATCCtaacaatatataattttgtcaaTTCACAAGTTGTAATAATGTTAAGTGGGAATTTTGCAACAGTGACAACAAAAGTATTGACCTTACCTGAAGAAGGTCAACATAAGATTTCCCCTCGTACTCATTAGACAGGCACCTTGACCAAATTTCAACAGTTTTATCAATATTCCCAGCACATATATAACACAGGGTTGCAGCTAATGTATTGCCAGCCCCCATTAGCTTTGAAGCAAGTGTGTCACAAAGCATGGTCCATTCATCTCTCTGAGCAAACTGTTAATATTTGATAACATGAATAATATGAGTGAAATACATAGTAACTCAATCATAAAAATTAATGGCTAATATGGAGTTTTTCTAATTTGTACTACAAGAGAAATTTTGGTCTCAACTTGATCCACTCATAATATGACTGCTAGTAGCAACAATACAAAGACATTATAGTTAAAAGACGAAGCCAGAAGGGGAATTGATGCAGGCTTTCAAAATTCAGCAATTCTAAAGATAGCAAAATGTTAACAAGAAACAATAAACTATTAAAGGAAACCAGGGTACATTGAGAAAGAAGAGCAAATGAGTGTGAAATGCTGGTAAAACTTCATTAGGTAACTCCAAATTCGTTTATTAAGTTAAAATGACAGGAATACTAAAAGAGATGAATGTTAGTAACTATCTCAAACAATCTCTTTCTAACACTATTATTTGCTGTAAATTGAAAATCTCAAACATTTAATGAGTCTCTATTCTCTCTGCTTATCAAGAAGTAGGACTAGCTAAAATTTGCAGTTTCCAATCAATAGAAATGAGTGTATGCTAGAATTCCTCACATTAAAATGATTTCAGCACTTCAAACTCTAACCAAAAAATTTGACTGGCAGCAAGGACCGATGAGACTTACACTACAAAGAAGAGCAAGGGTTTCTTTCCAGAATTTCAGGGGCCTAGTGTTCACTAAGCTCAGTAGATCATTGCTCACCATTGCTGATACAATCTGAAAATGGTAATAACCCACAAACACACAAGATCAATAAAAACCAAAATATCAGCTAGGTATTGAATAGAATTTGTTTGATGCTGACAGTTTATATGATGTTATCATTAGCTACCTTCAAGTATGGTGATCGGACCATTTTAAGGTATTGATCACGAGTACTTTCCCACAAGGAAGCATTCCCAACATGTGCAATGACTAATGCATCTGCCCACTTATTTGCAGAAATACATTGCAAAACTGCCCCCTTGTAGTCCCCAACAACTAAAGCATGCTGAACACTGTCATCAAATGAAGGGTCACTGCTCTCCTCCATTTCTGCATCATCTTGAATTTTCTCAGAACCATTGGCATTTTCAGCAATATCAAAGTTGCCAACAGACGAAGATAAAGGAGTATCGGCTTTAGGACTGGGAAGATTGTTAAAGAAATCCTCTCCGTTATCAGTAGAGAAATTACTGGTTTCATTAGTAGCCACATGTCCAGTATTGTCAACAGTTGTGTCCTCCAGTCCAAGTGCATTTACTTCTTGGGAAAGTTCATCATTAATTGTGTCTTTTGCTTCACTAGGTACATTGAAACCAAGATGTGA
Encoded here:
- the LOC137825322 gene encoding protein transport protein SEC31 homolog B, with translation MACIKGVNRSASVALAPDAPYLAAGTMAGAVDLSFSSSANLEIFKLDFQSDDSELPLVAECPSTDRFNRLTWGKNGSGSEEFALGLVAGGLVDGHIDIWNPLTLIRSKSNQSPRVGHLDRHKGPVRGLEFNVIAPNLLASGAEDGEICIWDLTNTSEPNLFPSLKSTGSASQGEISFLSWNSKVQHILASTSYNGTTVVWDLKKQKPVISFADSVRRRCSVLQWNPDVATQLVVASDEDGSPALRLWDMRNIISPIKEFVGHTRGVIAMSWCPNDSSYLLTCGKDSRTICWDMISGEIAYELPAGTNWNFDVHWYPKIPGIISASSFDGKIGIYNIKGCRQSGAGENDFGAVPLRAPKWYKRPAGVSFGFGGKLVSFHPRASSTGSPAGASEVYVHNLVTENGLVSRSSEFEAAIQNGERSLLRVLCDKKSQESESEEERETWGFLKVMFEDDGTARTKLLSHLGFNVPSEAKDTINDELSQEVNALGLEDTTVDNTGHVATNETSNFSTDNGEDFFNNLPSPKADTPLSSSVGNFDIAENANGSEKIQDDAEMEESSDPSFDDSVQHALVVGDYKGAVLQCISANKWADALVIAHVGNASLWESTRDQYLKMVRSPYLKIVSAMVSNDLLSLVNTRPLKFWKETLALLCSFAQRDEWTMLCDTLASKLMGAGNTLAATLCYICAGNIDKTVEIWSRCLSNEYEGKSYVDLLQDLMEKTIVLALATGQKRFSASLCKLVEKYAEILASQGLLTTAMEYLKLLGSEELSPELTILKDRIALSTEPEKEFKTAAFENTQAHGGSYYGADNSNYNRNYYQESVSTQVQHGVSGIQYPESYQQPFDPRYGRGYGAPTPPQQPQQPNLFVPPQTAQVAQTPQLNFSNTAVAPPPLRTFDPQTPPVLRNVEKYQQPTLGSQLYNTATNPPYQPTPSATSQVGLGHGHNLSQVAAPTPNQMGFMPVSSSGGVQRPGAGSIQPPSPPQVQPVQPAAAPPAPPPTLQTADTSKVPGHQMPIVTTLTRLFNETSDALGGSRANPAKKREIEDNSKRLGGLFAKLNSGDISKNASDKLLQLCQSLDNGDFGSALQIQVLLTTTEWDECQSWLGSLKRMIKTRQSVRLS